Within the Deltaproteobacteria bacterium CG11_big_fil_rev_8_21_14_0_20_49_13 genome, the region CGCTTAAGACCATAAGATCAAAGAAATATGATATCGCATTCATTGACATGGTCATGCCCGGTATGAATGGCATTGAGGCGTGCAAGAAGTTGAAAGAGACAAGCCCCGATACGATACTTATCTTCATGACAGGGCGTGTGGATAAGGATGTGATCTATAAAGAGCTCGATTTTCAGAGGGCCGGCGGCAAGGTCTATTTTTTATATAAGCCATTTTTAAAAGACGAGATCTATGAGGTGATAGAAATGGCCCTTGCCGAAAAGGCAAAAAAAGAGATCAATCTAACGATCAAATAAATTTGTTAGCATGGCTCCCCCGCAACCGCCAAATTTCAAAGCCACAAGTTGTGGTTAGTATGCTTCAAAACTCCGTTACCTCGCCTCCCTTTATTGCGCGCCTCTCCCCGGTGTTTACGTGTGCCGCCCTCGTCCTCGTTAAAAACGGGTGTCTTTAGATCTTTTAAAATTGTCATGGCCCCATTTATATACTAAGAAGTCTCCTATGTCCAAAAATGTCTTGATCACTACCGTTTTGACCTTGCTTTTGGCCCCACTCGCCCTTCACGCCGAAACTGAAATACCCAATGTCTTGAACCCGGATTTCCGGATAAACAGCACCCCTCATTTCGAATTGATACCATACGGCGGGAGCTATCTTGGCAGTTCCGTTGGCCAGACCTTCATTACCGGCGCAAAGGCCTACTATCATTTAGATAGCACTTGGGCGTTCGGCACCAATTTCGGCTACGCATATCTTATGACCGATGGCCGTAACAATTTTGGCGGCATCCTACAGGATGACAATCTTTATCTGGGAGACATCGAGGCAACGATATCCAATGACGTGGCCATGAGGGTGGGAAGGTCGCTTGTCGAGATCGATTTTTATCTCACCCTTGGGGCGGGGATGATGCGGATCAACGATTACAACGAACCGATGGGCGTGATAGGCGGCGGCGCCAAGCTCTACACGGGACTCGACTGGCTGGCGTTCACTGTAGATGTGATGAACTACGCCCACTATACCGACCAGCCCGGGAAGGACACGTTCGACTTCGATGTGACATTTACCGGCGGACTCTGCTTCATGTTCAACAACAGCAAAAAGAACAAATGAAGAAAACGCTTACCGTTATAATATTCGCCCTCTTAACGCTCGCCTCAGTACTTTTCATATGCGGGCGAGAGATAGTGACACCCATTATGGCACTTGAAATAAGACGTCCCGTAGAAAAACAGGCAAAGGACTTCATAGAGAGGACGGTTAAAAAGATAGAGCCCGTCCTTAAAGAGGATGCCAAGGCCTACTGGAACGCCACCACCACCGGCAAAAAGGAGTTCTACACCCTCTACGAAGAGAAGGAGATCGAATTTAAAAAGATAATGAGCGACCCTCTCGATTATGCGGAGATAAGGGACCTCAAAGATAACTATAAAAAATCCCTCTCTAGATATCCCGAATATGACCCCAAGGTGGATAGACAGCTCCGACTCCTCTATCTTGACTACTTAGAAAATCAGATAGATCCGAAACTAAGCAAAGCTCTTGTTAGGATGGGTTCTGCTCTCGAAGAAAAGTTTAATACCCACCGCGCCAAGATAGACGGCAAAGAAGCTCCGGACAACAAGATAAGAGAGATCATGAGAAGGTCCGTGGACCTTACCGAACGACAAAAGGTTTGGGAGGCGTCAAAGCAGATAGGCGACATCGTCAACAAAGACCTCATCGCCCTTGTCAAAAAGAGAAATGAAGCGGCCCGGGCCTTGGGCTTTAAGAACTTCTATGTCATGAGGCTTGAGCTTCAGGAACAGGACGAAAAGGAGCTCTTTAGCCTTCTTGACGACCTGGCCTCCCTCACAAAGGCCCCGTATAAGGATGTAAAGAGCGAAATAGACGCCTCGCTCGCAAAGCGTTACAATATAAAGGTCTCGGAGCTTCGCCCGTGGCACTACGAAGACCCGTTCTTCCAGGAAGCCCCGCAGGTCTATAACTTAAATCTCGATAAATATTTTAAGGACAAGGATATAATAAAACTGGTCAACGCCTATTATGGGTCCATCGGCATGCCGGTTGAAGACATCCTCAAAAGAAGCGACCTTTACGAGAAAAAGGGTAAGGAACAACACGCCTACTGCATAAACATCGACCGCAATAAAGACATACGTATCCTTGCGAACGTAAAGCCGGATGAATACTGGGCCGGTACGATGTTGCACGAGCTTGGACACGCCGTTTACGAGAAATATTTCGATAACGCCCTCCCCTATCTTTTAAGAGAGCCTTCACACACCTTCACGACAGAGGGGATTGCCGAGCTCTTTGGCCGTCAGACGACGAACGCCGCGTGGCTGACAGCGGCGGTAGACCCAAAGAAAAAGGCCGAGTTCGAA harbors:
- a CDS encoding peptidase M3, producing the protein MKKTLTVIIFALLTLASVLFICGREIVTPIMALEIRRPVEKQAKDFIERTVKKIEPVLKEDAKAYWNATTTGKKEFYTLYEEKEIEFKKIMSDPLDYAEIRDLKDNYKKSLSRYPEYDPKVDRQLRLLYLDYLENQIDPKLSKALVRMGSALEEKFNTHRAKIDGKEAPDNKIREIMRRSVDLTERQKVWEASKQIGDIVNKDLIALVKKRNEAARALGFKNFYVMRLELQEQDEKELFSLLDDLASLTKAPYKDVKSEIDASLAKRYNIKVSELRPWHYEDPFFQEAPQVYNLNLDKYFKDKDIIKLVNAYYGSIGMPVEDILKRSDLYEKKGKEQHAYCINIDRNKDIRILANVKPDEYWAGTMLHELGHAVYEKYFDNALPYLLREPSHTFTTEGIAELFGRQTTNAAWLTAAVDPKKKAEFEKMASNLKRSLRAKMLIFSRWVMVMANFERALYANPDQDLNDLWWDLVEKYQLIKRPEGRFAPDWAAKIHLSSSPVYYHNYLLGELLGSQLTHYINKNIIKGDEAFVNNKKLGEYLKAKVFAPGDRLRWDEFVKEATGEPLTPKYFAEQFL